From Haloglomus litoreum, the proteins below share one genomic window:
- a CDS encoding aspartate aminotransferase family protein codes for MDRDRAEPRVEELPGEKARSRVDYHRSFAAPSTYVYDFVWDHTAPADGPFCTDVDGNVLLDFTSHVGAAPLGYQNPKITEPMAAFDLPEPAKIAGQDFYLSAGDPDDPQFPGPAELMDRLVEATSHYGMDTVFLSNSGAEAVENAMKICYDNTGGKYAITFDGAFHGRTLGTLSLNRSKEIYRREFPEIGPVHDAPFCRDRSCDPASCACGFFPDPSGEGPSALRRMLDPERGYVNPEEVAFLIMEPVQGEGGYHVPSEAFMAEVADICGTHDIPLVADEIQSGVGRSGELWASDHYPIEPDVISAAKALRVGATVASGDVFPDERSRLSSTWGAGDIVGSLQGALTLDAIHEHDLLTNATERGRQARELLVDADLPGATDVRGLGLLLAVEFDTRERRDDVQAAAMQRGLLTLGCGHSTLRLLPPLDATEREIRLGVDLLAEAARDVA; via the coding sequence CTGGACCGCGACAGGGCGGAGCCACGCGTGGAGGAACTCCCGGGCGAGAAGGCCCGAAGCCGAGTTGACTACCACCGGTCGTTCGCCGCGCCGTCGACGTACGTCTACGACTTCGTCTGGGACCACACAGCCCCCGCCGACGGCCCGTTCTGCACGGACGTCGACGGCAACGTCCTCCTCGATTTCACGAGCCACGTCGGGGCGGCGCCGCTGGGCTACCAGAACCCGAAGATCACCGAACCGATGGCCGCGTTCGATCTCCCCGAACCCGCGAAGATCGCGGGCCAGGACTTCTACCTCTCGGCCGGCGACCCGGACGACCCGCAGTTCCCGGGCCCGGCCGAGCTGATGGACCGGCTCGTCGAGGCGACGAGCCACTACGGGATGGACACCGTCTTCCTCTCGAACTCCGGCGCCGAGGCCGTCGAGAACGCGATGAAGATCTGCTACGACAACACCGGCGGGAAGTACGCCATCACCTTCGACGGAGCCTTCCACGGTCGGACGCTGGGGACGCTCTCGCTCAACCGGTCGAAGGAGATCTATCGGCGGGAGTTCCCCGAGATCGGACCCGTCCACGACGCACCGTTCTGCCGCGACCGCTCCTGTGACCCCGCGTCCTGTGCCTGTGGGTTCTTCCCCGACCCCTCAGGCGAGGGGCCCTCGGCGCTGCGCCGGATGCTCGACCCGGAGCGTGGGTACGTCAACCCCGAGGAGGTCGCCTTCCTCATCATGGAGCCGGTCCAGGGCGAGGGCGGCTACCACGTCCCCAGCGAGGCGTTCATGGCGGAGGTGGCCGACATCTGCGGGACCCACGACATCCCGCTCGTCGCCGACGAGATCCAGTCAGGGGTGGGGCGCTCGGGCGAGCTGTGGGCCAGCGACCACTACCCCATCGAGCCGGACGTCATCTCGGCCGCGAAGGCGCTGCGCGTCGGCGCGACCGTCGCCAGCGGGGACGTCTTCCCCGACGAGCGGAGCCGACTCTCCTCGACGTGGGGTGCGGGCGACATCGTGGGCTCGCTCCAGGGGGCGCTCACGCTCGACGCCATCCACGAGCACGACCTGCTGACCAACGCGACCGAGCGCGGGCGGCAGGCCCGCGAGCTGCTGGTCGATGCCGACCTCCCGGGCGCGACGGACGTGCGCGGGCTGGGACTGTTGCTCGCCGTCGAGTTCGACACCAGGGAACGGCGTGACGACGTGCAGGCGGCAGCGATGCAGCGCGGCCTCCTGACGCTGGGCTGTGGCCACAGCACCCTCCGGCTCCTGCCGCCGCTCGACGCCACCGAGCGCGAGATCCGGCTGGGTGTGGACCTGCTGGCGGAGGCGGCCCGGGACGTGGCCTGA
- a CDS encoding succinylglutamate desuccinylase/aspartoacylase domain-containing protein produces MRVEQLGDGEPEIAVVGGIHGDEPCGPRAIDAVLQADPDVARPVKFIVANEEAMARNLRYVEEDLNRAFPGAPDADTHEARLAHELLAELRDCVVFSMHSTQSYAGPFALCNTVNALARSACPYLSVDALVETSQFSEGRLIEREEVLEVECGLQGSDQAAENAEQLIHEFLAAVGALPGEPHRDREVPVFRMHRRIPKRRGDRYEVLVDNFERVDAGVPFAAVDGEQLVADEPFYPILMSAYGYEDVFGYTGELVGKLGVDGEATARAER; encoded by the coding sequence ATGCGGGTCGAGCAGCTTGGTGACGGCGAGCCGGAGATCGCGGTGGTCGGGGGTATCCACGGCGACGAGCCGTGCGGCCCCCGGGCCATCGATGCGGTGTTGCAGGCCGACCCGGACGTCGCGCGCCCGGTGAAGTTCATCGTCGCCAACGAGGAGGCGATGGCGCGGAACCTCCGGTACGTCGAGGAGGACCTCAACCGGGCCTTCCCGGGCGCGCCCGACGCCGACACCCACGAGGCGCGGCTGGCCCACGAGCTGCTGGCCGAGCTGCGTGACTGTGTCGTCTTCTCGATGCACTCGACCCAGTCCTACGCCGGCCCGTTCGCGCTGTGCAACACGGTGAACGCCCTGGCGCGCTCGGCGTGCCCCTACCTCTCGGTCGACGCGCTGGTCGAGACCTCGCAGTTCTCGGAGGGCCGGCTCATCGAGCGCGAGGAGGTGCTGGAGGTCGAGTGCGGGCTGCAGGGCAGCGACCAGGCCGCCGAGAACGCCGAGCAACTCATCCACGAGTTCCTCGCCGCCGTCGGCGCCCTCCCGGGTGAGCCCCACCGGGACCGTGAGGTCCCGGTCTTCCGGATGCACCGGCGCATCCCGAAGCGGCGGGGCGACCGCTACGAGGTGCTGGTCGACAACTTCGAGCGCGTGGACGCGGGCGTCCCCTTCGCGGCCGTCGACGGCGAGCAACTCGTCGCCGACGAACCGTTCTATCCCATCCTGATGTCGGCCTACGGCTACGAGGACGTGTTCGGCTACACCGGCGAACTCGTCGGGAAGCTCGGAGTCGATGGGGAAGCGACCGCGCGGGCGGAGCGCTAG
- a CDS encoding class I SAM-dependent methyltransferase — translation MGDPEHGTAGDDATREGSTDDPVRFEVEAEFLTIGRTFEEYAAMFDLDVDRLAGDRVLDCPSGVGSFVTTARDRGLSAIGADILYDHPRGAIAETAREDCEATVDQLRGSRDLFTWDWYGDLDSRAEHLRRAHRTFLADYPDGPYLAAGLPDLPFPDDSFDLALSANLLFLYDDRLDGAFHAAALRELARVAGEVRVFPLASLDTERSKLVEPTIERLRADGIAVETRTVPYEFQPGATEMLVVGR, via the coding sequence GTGGGCGACCCGGAGCACGGCACGGCCGGCGACGACGCGACCCGCGAGGGGAGCACGGACGACCCCGTGCGGTTCGAGGTCGAGGCCGAGTTCCTGACCATCGGCCGGACCTTCGAGGAGTACGCCGCGATGTTCGACCTCGATGTCGACCGGCTGGCCGGCGACCGCGTGCTGGACTGCCCCTCCGGGGTCGGCTCGTTCGTGACGACCGCGCGGGACCGGGGCCTGTCGGCGATCGGAGCCGACATCCTGTACGACCATCCACGTGGGGCCATCGCGGAGACGGCCCGCGAGGACTGCGAGGCGACCGTCGACCAGTTACGCGGGTCCCGGGACCTGTTCACCTGGGACTGGTACGGCGACCTCGACAGCCGGGCCGAGCACCTCCGGCGGGCCCACCGGACGTTCCTCGCCGACTACCCCGACGGCCCCTACCTCGCGGCCGGGCTCCCGGACCTCCCGTTCCCGGACGACAGCTTCGACCTGGCGCTGTCGGCCAACCTGCTGTTCCTCTACGACGACCGGCTGGACGGGGCGTTCCACGCGGCCGCGCTGCGTGAACTCGCCCGGGTCGCGGGCGAGGTCCGGGTGTTCCCGCTGGCGTCGCTGGACACCGAACGCTCGAAGCTCGTCGAGCCGACCATCGAGCGACTCCGGGCCGACGGCATCGCCGTCGAGACCCGGACGGTTCCCTACGAGTTCCAGCCTGGCGCGACCGAGATGCTCGTCGTGGGGCGCTAG
- a CDS encoding UPF0179 family protein: MSKVTLIGTRLAQPGTEFVYGGEASGCAGCPYRNQCLNLTEGRKYRVTEVRDGGQTLECAMHDTGVRAVEVEPASITANVAATSAYAGSRVSLEGPCPHTECPSHEFCVPDGAEFDAEYRIDEVLGDPPHDHCALGRDLELVEFEAPGE, from the coding sequence ATGTCGAAGGTCACGCTCATCGGGACCCGCCTCGCGCAGCCGGGGACCGAGTTCGTCTACGGCGGCGAGGCGAGCGGCTGTGCGGGCTGTCCCTACCGCAACCAGTGTCTCAACCTGACCGAGGGCCGGAAGTACCGCGTCACCGAGGTCCGCGACGGCGGCCAGACGCTGGAGTGTGCGATGCACGACACCGGCGTCCGGGCGGTGGAGGTCGAACCCGCGAGCATCACCGCGAACGTCGCCGCGACCTCCGCGTACGCCGGGAGCCGCGTCTCGCTGGAGGGGCCCTGCCCCCACACGGAGTGTCCGAGCCACGAGTTCTGCGTCCCCGACGGCGCGGAGTTCGACGCGGAGTACCGCATCGACGAGGTGCTGGGCGACCCCCCGCACGACCACTGCGCCCTCGGCCGGGACCTCGAACTGGTCGAGTTCGAGGCGCCCGGGGAGTAA
- a CDS encoding DUF5820 family protein translates to MTDDAREPSSLDPAALPNGWQVWSDDDARTVLVYRPDVFDGGDFPAPCLPTIYVTHGRRNRRPGVEREAPPGASWVVTLYLEPDVSAPEELFDSRPAALEGARDLAARFARGDVDYRDLYQVPREEYFEALDELTGG, encoded by the coding sequence ATGACCGACGACGCACGCGAGCCGTCCTCGCTGGACCCGGCGGCGCTCCCCAACGGGTGGCAGGTCTGGAGTGACGACGACGCCCGGACCGTTCTGGTCTACCGACCGGACGTCTTCGACGGCGGCGACTTCCCCGCGCCCTGCCTGCCGACCATCTACGTCACCCACGGCCGGCGGAACCGGCGCCCCGGCGTCGAGCGCGAGGCACCGCCCGGTGCCAGCTGGGTCGTGACGCTCTACCTGGAGCCGGACGTGTCGGCACCCGAGGAACTGTTCGACTCGCGTCCGGCCGCACTCGAGGGCGCGCGCGACCTGGCCGCCCGCTTCGCGCGCGGCGACGTGGACTACCGCGACCTCTACCAGGTCCCCCGCGAGGAGTACTTCGAGGCGCTTGACGAGCTGACCGGCGGGTAG
- a CDS encoding PrkA family serine protein kinase — translation MSERESLEALSQEYRETIPEDLRETHSFEWYLDEVYEHPHIARNAHQRVADMFDYYGTEYDEDAGVVEYRLASQDPLNDGENTFYGRAVHESIHEFVNKVKSGARGLGPEKRIKLLLGPVGSGKSEFDRQVRTYYEDYTATDEGRMYTFRWTNLGDVIRDQDPADDTVRSPMNQDPLVLLPQKQRDRVLERINEELDAPYTIRNEQSLDPASEFYMDRLLEEYDDDLQTVLENHVEVIRFIADENKRQGIETFEPKDKKNQDETELTGDVNYSKIAVYGESDPRAFDYSGAFCNANRGIFSGEELLKLQREFLYDFLHATQEQTIKPKNNPRIDIDQVIVGRTNMPEYRDKKGDEKMEAFNDRTKRIDFPYVLQYAEEAKIYRKMLNNADVPDIHVEPHTLEMAGLFGVLTRIAEPDGGQVGVVQKAKAYNGEIDEGEDIDVKKLRDEAAETTDLGEGMDGVSPRFIGDEIAEAIMDSMHRGRGFLSPLTTFNHLEENLENHGSIPQENFQTYYRYLELVREEYKERAIEDVRHALAYDLDEIQRQGEKYMDHVMAYIDDDTVEDEITGREQEPDEKFLRDVEEKLDIPEDRKDDFRQEVANWVSRRAREGETFDPQDNDRLRRALERKLWEDKKHNINFSALVSSGEMDDDERSAWVQALTDQGYSEDGAREVLEFAGAEVAKTEMED, via the coding sequence ATGAGCGAACGAGAGAGCCTCGAAGCACTCAGCCAGGAGTACCGTGAGACCATCCCCGAGGACCTCCGCGAGACCCACTCCTTCGAGTGGTACCTCGACGAGGTCTACGAGCACCCGCACATCGCCCGCAACGCCCACCAGCGCGTGGCGGATATGTTCGACTACTACGGGACCGAATACGACGAGGACGCCGGCGTCGTCGAGTACCGCCTCGCCAGCCAGGACCCACTCAACGACGGCGAGAACACCTTCTACGGCCGGGCCGTCCACGAGTCCATCCACGAGTTCGTCAACAAGGTGAAATCCGGTGCCCGCGGGCTGGGCCCCGAGAAGCGCATCAAACTGCTGCTCGGGCCGGTCGGGTCGGGCAAGTCCGAGTTCGACCGCCAGGTCCGGACCTACTACGAGGACTACACCGCCACCGACGAGGGTCGGATGTACACCTTCCGGTGGACCAACCTCGGCGACGTCATCCGCGACCAGGACCCCGCGGACGATACGGTCCGGTCGCCGATGAACCAGGACCCGCTAGTGTTGCTGCCACAGAAGCAGCGCGACCGCGTGCTCGAACGCATCAACGAGGAACTCGACGCGCCCTACACCATCCGGAACGAGCAGTCGCTGGACCCGGCCAGCGAGTTCTACATGGACCGGCTGCTGGAGGAGTACGACGACGACCTCCAGACCGTCCTCGAGAACCACGTCGAGGTCATCCGATTCATCGCCGACGAGAACAAGCGCCAGGGTATCGAGACGTTCGAGCCCAAGGACAAGAAGAACCAGGACGAGACCGAACTCACCGGCGACGTCAACTACTCGAAGATCGCGGTCTACGGGGAGTCGGACCCGCGGGCGTTCGACTACAGCGGCGCGTTCTGCAACGCGAACCGTGGCATCTTCTCCGGCGAGGAGCTGCTGAAGCTCCAGCGCGAGTTCCTGTACGACTTCCTGCACGCCACCCAGGAGCAGACGATCAAGCCGAAGAACAACCCGCGCATCGACATCGACCAGGTCATCGTCGGTCGGACGAACATGCCCGAGTACCGGGACAAGAAGGGCGACGAGAAGATGGAGGCGTTCAACGACCGAACGAAGCGCATCGACTTCCCGTACGTCCTCCAGTACGCCGAGGAGGCGAAGATCTACCGGAAGATGCTGAACAACGCCGACGTGCCGGACATCCACGTCGAGCCCCACACGCTGGAGATGGCCGGCCTGTTCGGCGTCCTCACGCGTATCGCCGAACCCGACGGCGGCCAGGTCGGCGTCGTCCAGAAGGCCAAGGCCTACAACGGCGAGATCGACGAGGGCGAGGACATCGACGTGAAGAAGCTCCGCGACGAGGCCGCGGAGACGACCGACCTCGGCGAGGGGATGGACGGCGTGTCCCCGCGGTTCATCGGCGACGAGATCGCCGAGGCCATCATGGACTCGATGCACCGCGGTCGCGGCTTCCTCTCGCCGCTCACGACGTTCAACCACCTCGAGGAGAACCTGGAGAACCACGGCTCCATCCCCCAGGAGAACTTCCAGACCTACTACCGCTACCTCGAACTCGTCCGCGAGGAGTACAAGGAGCGCGCCATCGAGGACGTCCGGCACGCGCTCGCGTACGATCTCGACGAGATCCAGCGCCAGGGCGAGAAGTACATGGACCACGTCATGGCCTACATCGACGACGACACGGTCGAGGACGAGATCACCGGCCGCGAACAGGAACCGGACGAGAAGTTCCTCCGCGACGTCGAGGAGAAACTCGACATCCCGGAGGACCGCAAGGACGACTTCCGCCAGGAGGTCGCCAACTGGGTCAGCCGCAGAGCGCGCGAGGGCGAGACGTTCGACCCACAGGACAACGACCGCCTGCGCCGGGCGCTCGAGCGCAAGCTCTGGGAGGACAAGAAGCACAACATCAACTTCTCCGCACTCGTCTCCAGCGGGGAGATGGACGACGACGAGCGGTCGGCCTGGGTGCAGGCCCTGACCGACCAGGGCTACTCCGAGGACGGGGCCAGAGAGGTGCTCGAGTTCGCCGGCGCGGAGGTCGCCAAGACGGAGATGGAAGACTGA
- a CDS encoding PrkA family serine protein kinase: MSLPEYVDALFEQPALASHASKYLLRAIEAAGRRTVVEEGEEKQRYRFFDDPHNDGEHAILGNTEVLNAFVDDLRSIAAGRGKDEKIVWLEGPTATGKSELKRCLINGLREYSKTPEGRRYTVEWNVAGADDGASAMTYGGGPPEPDEDDWYASPVQAHPLTVFPEDVRAELVAELNARLDDHIPFRVEGRLDPFSREAYDYLEEQYRRQGVEDLFSAVTDPKHLRVKNYVADVGQGIGVLHSEDDGSPKERLVGSWMAGMLRELDSRGRKNPQAFSYDGVLSQGNGLLTIVEDAAQHADLLQKLLNVPDEGSVKLDKGIGMDIDTQLVIISNPDLEARLNQHADRSGSDPLKALKRRLDKHEFTYLTNLSLEAELIRRELTNETAVWTADSYEDLAEMIRQPVRVRVRDGEGVVREKELAPHAIEAAALYAVVTRLDGEDVPPGLDLVDKALVFDRGYLQDGDERREKEEFDFDPDAEDGETGIPVTYTRDIIADLLHEVQDRHHPDLPVEDVVMPRDLLNRMAEELSDTPVFGPNEKTEFENRLVPIKNHVFTEQEDDVLEAIMREKRVDEATVEEYIEHVYAWVEDEQIENERGELQDPDPLKMKVFETEHLGRFGEDDYDGTDPEAAVAEFRAEKVVTALNRHAWRHRDEDFRVADVNVKEIPVIKTVLGSHDWDDVRRTFPDFDPVQWDDPPSGTQTESVKADTIRNMQELFDYSEASAELTSRHVMDQVSYRWE, from the coding sequence ATGTCGCTCCCGGAGTACGTCGACGCGCTGTTCGAGCAGCCGGCGCTGGCGAGCCACGCCTCGAAGTACCTGCTCCGGGCCATCGAGGCGGCCGGCCGGCGCACCGTCGTCGAGGAGGGCGAGGAGAAGCAGCGCTACCGCTTCTTCGACGACCCGCACAACGACGGCGAGCACGCCATCCTCGGCAACACGGAGGTCCTGAACGCCTTCGTCGACGACCTCCGGTCCATCGCGGCGGGGCGGGGCAAGGACGAGAAGATCGTCTGGCTGGAGGGCCCCACGGCGACCGGGAAGTCGGAGCTGAAGCGCTGTCTCATCAACGGGCTCCGGGAGTACAGCAAGACCCCAGAGGGTCGGCGCTACACCGTCGAGTGGAATGTCGCGGGCGCCGACGACGGCGCGAGCGCGATGACCTACGGCGGCGGTCCCCCCGAGCCGGACGAGGACGACTGGTACGCCTCGCCGGTGCAGGCCCACCCGCTGACGGTGTTCCCGGAGGACGTCCGCGCGGAGCTGGTCGCCGAGCTCAACGCCCGGCTGGACGACCACATCCCCTTCCGCGTCGAGGGCCGACTCGACCCGTTCTCGCGCGAGGCCTACGACTACCTCGAGGAGCAGTACCGTCGCCAGGGCGTCGAGGACCTGTTCTCGGCGGTCACCGACCCCAAGCACCTCCGCGTGAAGAACTACGTCGCCGACGTGGGCCAGGGCATCGGGGTGCTGCACTCCGAGGACGACGGCTCGCCGAAGGAGCGACTGGTCGGCTCGTGGATGGCCGGGATGCTGCGCGAACTCGACTCGCGGGGGCGCAAGAACCCGCAGGCGTTCAGCTACGACGGCGTCCTCTCGCAGGGGAACGGGCTCCTCACCATCGTCGAGGACGCCGCCCAGCACGCCGACCTGCTGCAGAAACTGCTCAACGTCCCCGACGAGGGGAGCGTGAAGCTGGACAAGGGCATCGGGATGGACATCGACACGCAGCTGGTCATCATCTCGAACCCGGACCTCGAGGCGCGGCTCAACCAGCACGCCGACCGCTCGGGGTCGGACCCGCTGAAGGCGCTGAAGCGCCGGCTCGACAAGCACGAGTTCACCTACCTGACGAACCTCTCGCTGGAGGCCGAGCTCATCCGGCGCGAGCTGACCAACGAGACCGCCGTCTGGACGGCCGACTCCTACGAGGACCTCGCCGAGATGATCCGCCAGCCGGTCCGGGTCCGGGTCCGCGACGGCGAGGGGGTCGTCCGGGAGAAGGAGCTCGCCCCCCACGCCATCGAGGCCGCGGCGCTGTACGCGGTCGTCACGCGGCTGGACGGGGAGGACGTGCCCCCCGGGCTCGACCTGGTGGACAAGGCGCTGGTCTTCGACCGGGGCTACCTCCAGGACGGCGACGAGCGCCGGGAGAAGGAGGAGTTCGACTTCGACCCCGACGCCGAGGACGGCGAGACGGGCATCCCGGTCACGTACACGCGGGACATCATCGCGGACCTGCTCCACGAGGTGCAGGACCGCCACCACCCCGACCTCCCGGTCGAGGACGTGGTGATGCCGCGCGACCTGCTCAACCGGATGGCCGAGGAGCTGAGCGACACGCCGGTCTTCGGCCCCAACGAGAAGACGGAGTTCGAGAACCGGCTCGTCCCCATCAAGAACCACGTGTTCACCGAGCAGGAGGACGACGTGCTGGAGGCCATCATGCGCGAGAAGCGCGTCGACGAGGCCACCGTCGAGGAGTACATCGAGCACGTCTACGCCTGGGTCGAGGACGAGCAGATCGAGAACGAGCGCGGCGAACTCCAGGACCCGGACCCGCTGAAGATGAAGGTGTTCGAGACCGAGCACCTCGGGCGGTTCGGCGAGGACGACTACGACGGGACCGACCCCGAGGCCGCGGTCGCGGAGTTCCGCGCCGAGAAGGTCGTCACCGCACTCAATCGCCACGCCTGGCGCCACCGCGACGAGGACTTCCGGGTGGCGGACGTGAACGTCAAGGAGATCCCCGTCATCAAGACCGTCCTCGGGAGCCACGACTGGGACGACGTCCGCCGGACGTTCCCGGACTTCGACCCCGTCCAGTGGGACGACCCGCCGTCGGGGACGCAGACGGAGTCGGTGAAGGCCGACACCATCCGGAACATGCAGGAGCTGTTCGACTACTCCGAAGCGTCGGCCGAACTCACGAGCCGCCACGTCATGGACCAGGTGAGTTACCGATGGGAATGA
- a CDS encoding YeaH/YhbH family protein — protein sequence MGLKDDLERYREVGEEKRQDLSEFIQYGDMGQSLPDEVRIPIKIVDLPEFAYDQRDMGGVGQGDGDTPDVGQPVGQPQPQPGDGDEEGEPGEEGGEHEYYEMDPEEFAQELDEELGLDLDPKGKKVIEEKEGDFTDITRSGPASTLDFERLFKQGLKRKLAMDFDEEYLREALRVEGWGPSTVFEWAREQHIPVSRAWIETAYEELPREERDRWASIEEMEATVERESTAARIRRDGIDEVPFRRDDERYRYPEIVEEREKNVVVVNIRDVSGSMREKKRELVERTFTPLDWYLTGKYDNAEFVYIAHDADAWEVEREEFFGIRSGGGTRISSAYDLAAEILEERYPWNEWNRYVFAAGDSENSSNDTEERVIPAMEEIPANLHAYVETQPSGNAINATHAEEVEAHFGDDSNVAVAYVSSPEDVVDAIYTILSTEQREEVTAQ from the coding sequence ATGGGACTGAAAGACGACCTCGAACGGTATCGGGAAGTGGGCGAGGAGAAGCGACAGGACCTCTCCGAGTTCATCCAGTACGGCGACATGGGCCAGTCGCTGCCGGACGAGGTCCGCATCCCGATCAAGATCGTCGACCTGCCCGAGTTCGCCTACGACCAGCGCGACATGGGTGGCGTTGGCCAGGGCGACGGGGACACGCCGGACGTGGGCCAGCCCGTCGGCCAGCCACAGCCCCAGCCGGGCGACGGCGACGAGGAGGGCGAACCCGGCGAGGAGGGCGGCGAGCACGAGTACTACGAGATGGACCCCGAGGAGTTCGCCCAGGAGCTGGACGAGGAACTCGGGCTCGACCTCGACCCGAAGGGCAAGAAGGTGATCGAGGAGAAGGAGGGCGACTTCACCGACATCACGCGCAGCGGCCCCGCATCGACGCTCGACTTCGAGCGCCTGTTCAAGCAGGGGCTGAAGCGCAAGCTCGCGATGGACTTCGACGAGGAGTACCTGCGGGAGGCCCTGCGCGTCGAGGGGTGGGGCCCGTCGACGGTGTTCGAGTGGGCCCGCGAGCAGCATATCCCCGTCTCGCGGGCGTGGATCGAGACGGCGTACGAGGAGCTCCCACGCGAGGAGCGCGACCGCTGGGCCAGCATCGAGGAGATGGAGGCCACCGTCGAGCGCGAGTCGACCGCCGCGCGCATCCGGCGGGACGGCATCGACGAGGTGCCGTTCCGGCGCGACGACGAGCGGTACCGCTACCCCGAGATCGTCGAGGAGCGCGAGAAGAACGTCGTCGTCGTCAACATCCGCGACGTGAGCGGGTCGATGCGCGAGAAGAAACGGGAACTCGTCGAGCGGACGTTCACGCCGCTGGACTGGTACCTGACGGGCAAGTACGACAACGCCGAGTTCGTCTACATCGCCCACGACGCCGACGCGTGGGAGGTTGAGCGCGAGGAGTTCTTCGGCATCCGGAGCGGCGGGGGCACGCGCATCTCCAGTGCGTACGACCTCGCCGCGGAGATCCTGGAGGAGCGCTACCCGTGGAACGAGTGGAACCGCTACGTGTTCGCCGCCGGTGACTCGGAGAACTCCTCGAACGATACCGAGGAGCGGGTCATCCCGGCGATGGAGGAGATCCCAGCGAACCTCCACGCGTACGTGGAGACCCAGCCCTCGGGCAACGCCATCAACGCGACCCACGCCGAGGAGGTGGAGGCCCACTTCGGCGACGACTCCAACGTCGCCGTCGCGTACGTCTCCAGCCCGGAGGACGTGGTCGACGCCATCTACACCATCCTCAGCACGGAGCAGCGCGAGGAGGTGACCGCACAATGA